DNA from Drosophila gunungcola strain Sukarami chromosome 3L unlocalized genomic scaffold, Dgunungcola_SK_2 000002F, whole genome shotgun sequence:
TCCACCTTACAGGCAATGTTATCCGCATCGTCGGTCTCCTCGAGAGGCATCATCAGATAGACTGGGCAGTAGATCTCGGTGCGGGAAAGGGCTACGCTAGCTGTTTCGCACGTGGTGAACAAGAAGATGGCCTGGCACTCAATTGAACTAATTGTGCGAATGATGAAGTTCACTATCGTCTGGTAAGAGGTCAGGATATTCTTCAGCACCATCCTGTTTTGGACAACGCCAACTCGATAATCCTTTATGGGCATAAGCTTCTTGACAATCAGCGGATACTTGTTGCACCACGGACTCTTCTGGATGTGAATGGCATCGACTTTCCAAAGGAATTCGTGCAACTCGAACCGCTTGAAGTCGCTGCAACGCTCCAGCGGCACAGTGCCAATTACCGGCTTCTTCTGGCACTGCGAAATGGGCAGCACGTCTTCCATTATGTAGTTGTAGACGCAGCAGCTAATATTGAACATATCCGGTATCCAGATGTAGTCCAGCAGCTTAATGATGCCCAGTAGATCCAGCATATTGCTGCGCACATACTCAAAGTCGATCATGCCGATCAACTTTAGATTAAAGTTGGCGTTTATGGTCTGGCGCACGGCACGAAGGAAGCTCTTGCAGCGAATCTTGGGCATCACCACGTAGTTGGCATTCCTTGCCGCTACCATCTGCAGGTCCTTTAAGTACAAATCCGGGTAGACATCTGGATCCAGGGCGTGGCACTGCCTGGGAAGTTCTATGAAGTCGTAGGAGGCCACCAGACCAGCATCCAAGATCATGACGGTCAGCGCCTCACGCAAGGTCTTTACCACGCGACCCCTAACTTCCCGCCCGATCAGCACAATGTCGCCCAGCTGGATAGAGGCGAGATAAGCCCACAGATTGATCACGAAGAGGATCTCCTTGAAGCCTTTGTAGCGGTAGGCCTCATCGGTAGTGAGTGTGACCACCGCCCCACGTGCCAGCATCACGGTGCAGTTGTTCCTCAGTCTGCCAATGCGACAGCACTCGCCGTTAATCTCCAGGGCCAAGCCGGTGGTTAGACGGAGCTCCCTTTCCGCAGAGTGCGCGGAAATGGCTATGTTCATTGTGTCCAATATGGCCTGCAGTTCCTCGGGCTTGTTGGCCACCGTATCGACGTGAAAGGTGTAGGTTCCATTCTCCAGCATGCGCCGGAGCTCATCGTGGGTGGTCTCCGTCACCAGTTTAGCCACCAATCCCAGGTGGTAGTATCGCCTTCGCTTTCGCCGCCTGGCATGCTTC
Protein-coding regions in this window:
- the LOC128257410 gene encoding uncharacterized protein LOC128257410 — its product is MPVSPQAAPLQLDSQTADGLEGEEEEQPEDENRLDKFTVRINGQHDLEQRLKDFKEACEAHEKHARRRKRRRYYHLGLVAKLVTETTHDELRRMLENGTYTFHVDTVANKPEELQAILDTMNIAISAHSAERELRLTTGLALEINGECCRIGRLRNNCTVMLARGAVVTLTTDEAYRYKGFKEILFVINLWAYLASIQLGDIVLIGREVRGRVVKTLREALTVMILDAGLVASYDFIELPRQCHALDPDVYPDLYLKDLQMVAARNANYVVMPKIRCKSFLRAVRQTINANFNLKLIGMIDFEYVRSNMLDLLGIIKLLDYIWIPDMFNISCCVYNYIMEDVLPISQCQKKPVIGTVPLERCSDFKRFELHEFLWKVDAIHIQKSPWCNKYPLIVKKLMPIKDYRVGVVQNRMVLKNILTSYQTIVNFIIRTISSIECQAIFLFTTCETASVALSRTEIYCPVYLMMPLEETDDADNIACKVELSRALHLRRNMHPVLYTKDLNECNYSPIEFGVDFMRKKGCLEVGDFVVTMEVAKEDKENVVIGIGEDVCILRAFYVSPLLACEKFKYGG